The bacterium DNA window CGGATCGACCTTGGCTTCGTAGAGCGGCGTCTTCACAACCTCGCGCGGCGGATTCGCCTCCTGTGCCGGCGTGAGCGGCAGCAGCTTGCGGGGCCGGGTCTTGTCGATCTTGCCGTCGCCGGTGCGCTCAAAGGCGGCGCGATGCGCATAAATCACGGCGGTCGGGTATTTCTTCAGCAATTCACCGCGAATCACCAGCACCAGCTCCTCCTCCTTGTCGCCCTGCGCCTCGCGATGGTCATGATCGCCCAGCGCTGAATTTCTCGTCCAGCGATGCAGCTCCGGAATGTCACGCAGCCGTTCCCGCAGCGCTTCCGGATCAGTAGCGGCCTCGGGCAGAAAACCGCGCACGTCCCAGAATTGCCGAAAGTAACTGCCGCGCTGGTCCGTGGGATATTCCCGCCACAACAACTCGCGGCCAAACTCGTGATTCAGTCCCACCAGGTACGACTCGATGAATTTCTGATTGGTCTCGAGCAACGTGATGGTGTTGTTTTGAATCAATTGCAGATTGGGCACGAACATCTCACTGGCGAGATTTTTCAGCGGCTCATACATCGGCTGGTCGATTTCCGGATAAGCCATCACTTCACCGAAAGACTCGACCAGTTGGTCGCGCAGCCGCGGCGGGATCGTCAATGTAGCCAGCGTGCGCCGCGGAATCGTGATCGTGGGTTGAAGATTTGTGAGCATGCTCGCGGCCAAGGCCGGCAAATCCAGCGGCCGGCGTACGCGCACCGGAACTGCGCGCTCGGCAACGTCCACGGTGTAAAGATTGCGCAGCGCGCCCTTGAAGCGCACCGCCTCCGCGCTGTCTCTGCCATTGGTATTCGGCGGCGGATCCTGGCCCGGCACGCCGATGCGAAAATCCGGACTGGACGGCAGTTGATCGACACTTGCAGGCGTGCGAGTTTCGGGGTGCAGCGCTTCAGCGGCACGCGCGCGCTGCAGGATTCCATTGAGCCAGCGCACCAACCAGACCGCGCCCGCAAACAAAGCCGCGCCAATTACGATCGCCACGGCTTTATTGATGAGCAACAGCACCAGGAAAATCAGCAGGGCGAGCGCGAGAGGCGCGAAACGCAGCCAGGGCCGGCGCAGCAAAAGTGCCAGCCAGTTCTCCGGCAGCTCGCGCGGCTTAAGCTCATCCGCGATCTTCTCGCCGGTGGGCAGCGCCGGCGCAACCACTTTCGGCGGCGCGGCCGACACTTCACCGCGATTGGCGCGCGCCAGCAGATTGCCGCGATGCCGGCCGGCGTCGAATCCCACCAGTTGCGCCACCCGGCCGCGCGGTCGCAGCGCCTGGCGCATGGTCTTCGCCAGCAGCGGTGCTGCCAGCGTGCTCTGTTGCACGTGATGATGCAGCGTGAAGCCCTGCGCGACCACGCGCCGCTGCACCGGTGTCACCAGCGCGACGAAACGCTCCGGCGCCGATTGGTTGATTGCCGTGAGTTCGCGGGCATGCCAGACCTGGCTGGTGAATTGCGCCATGTGCGCATAGCGGATTTTCTGATTGGCCTCAAGCACGCGGCCGACCTGCTGCCAGGCCGCCTCCATGTAGTTTTCTTGATTCTCCTGCACCACCGCAGTGCCGAAGCCGGCAGCCGTGCGGTGGCGCGGATCCAGATTCAATTCCTGCACCCACTTCGCTTTCGCCGGATCACCCTCTTCCGCGACCAGGCGCTGCGTCTCTGCATGCCAGCGGCCGTAGAGCGGCGGCACGACCAGCGGATCTTCATCCTCCTCCACCTGCGGTCCCAAGCCGCTGCCGGCATTGGCCTGCTCCGCACTTCTGTCGGAATAGTCCTGGGCCAGATTGATCAGCGCCGCGAGCGCAACTTGAAATGCGTGGGGATAAGGTTTGCCCCACTCCTCATGGCGGCGGTAATCTTCCAAATCTTCCTCGCTCAGCGTTGCGAGCGGCGGCCGCAACGCGCCGCCCAGGCGCAGAATGCCGCCGAGTTCAGGAATGCCGGGCAGATTCGCGCCCGGCGCCTGCACGTCCATGTCGCGACGGCCCACGCGCGGATCCACGGTGCGCGGTTGCAGCAGCCGCACCAAATACTCGAAGTCGCCCACTGTTCCTGTGCGAAAATACCAGCGGTGATAGAAGGGAAAGAAATCACCCTCCACCCTGCCGGCATAACTTGCCCAGGCGCTCTGGGTGGCGAATTCTGCGATGTCGGGATTTTTCCCCAACCCTGCCAGCCGGCCGGTTTCAAAAGAGGGAATCAGGAAGGCATGATAAGCGGTGTTGGGTTTTAGAATGCGCGGGCACAGCAAGCGCGAATAGGCCAGGTCGCGGTTGGCGCGGACGGTTTCATCGAGTTGCGCCGCGAGCGCAGTCGTGTCATTGGGATCTCCGGTCATGCCGCCGTTGACATGCACGTGCGCCCAGGCCCAAAGCTGGTCAGCCGGCGGAAATTTCTGCGCTGCCTGGGCGACTTCGATGTAAGGCAGCGGCCGCCCGAGCCGGTTGTTGCCTTCGTTGAATTCGCTTTCCTCCAGCACCACCAGCGCCAGCCAGGGCCGCAACTGCAGTTGATTGGATGAAGGCCGGGCCGGCGTGTAGCGCCAGGGAAAATCTTCGTCATAGAATTCCACCAACGGCAGGTAGTTGCTTTCGAAGTTGGTGATATAATGACGCGGCTCGGTGCGCACGATCGCCTTGAGGTCGATGCCGATGATGTCGCCGGGACCGTACAATTGCACGGCACGCGGCACGGTGGCAGTGGCCGTGCCGCCGCTGAGTTGTTCACCGTTGATTTGCAGGCGCACGTCGATGGAGGCGCGCGCCTTCACCGCAGTGTCCTGGTCCGCTTCGCGCAGAAAAATACCCAGCCCCTGCCGCGCCCAGGGAAGAAATGAGTAAGAGGAGATTGGCGTGCTCATGCGGCTCGGTTCACCTCCGCTTCGGGAATGACGTGAATGACTTCCGCAAGTTCGGGTGAGAAGCGCAACAGATTCGCCACCTGCGCCTGAGCTTCGGCAAAACTGCCGAAGCTGGCCCGCGTTTCATACGCCCGATTGTCGGCTTGAAATGCAACGGTGTAGGCCTCGGCGGCGATCTCGACCTTGTCGGCAAAGGGCCGCAACTGCTTCTCGGCCGCGAGGGAAACCGCGGCGCGCGTCACGGCCGCGCCGCTGCGGAAATGCGTGAACAGTCCGTCCCAGAATTTGAAGAAGCGCAGCCGCACGCGTTCAAAGGCGGTGTCAATGATGATGGTCTCGTAACGCACGTTGCGCTGCGCCAGCGGACCGGTGGCCCAGGGCTGGCCGGCAGCGCCCAGTTCGACGCCGCTTTCGAGCGGCTCAAACGCCGGTGCCGACAGCTTCGCTGCGTCGTCCATGTCGCGATACTGCGCCGCGGCAAACTTCTCCCTGGTGGGACCCTTGACCGCGAGGCCGCCGGTTTCCACGGCCACCGTCACCTGCTTCACGTCGGACGGTTTCTGATTGCCGATCTTGTCGAGCGGCAGATTCAACGGCGCGAAGCGCTGGCTGATTTGCAGCGTGCCGACCGGATGCAGCACCAGCACCCCGGCGCTGCCCAAATCGCGCAGGCTCACGAACAATTGCCCCGCCGCCGGCAGGGTCGCGCGCCAGCTTTCGAGCTTCTCAAACTCAGCCTGCAGGCGCGGCAGCACCGCGATCGGCGGCAGCGTCTCCGCGCGGCGCTCACCAAAGGTGACATCAACGTCCACTGAAATCGAGAAGAACAGAAAACCAATCTCGGCTGAGCCTTTCACATGCCACGGCGTCGGCCCTTCGAGTGAGCCGCGCAAATGCACGCTGTACACACCGAGGCCGAAGACCTTGACCGCAAAGCCGGTCGAAAGCGTCACGATGAAATAGAACGGCGAGAAGCGCAACAATGCATCGAAGCTGAAATAGCCCTCCACGCTGAGCGCATCGAAGCCGAAGAACATCTCGCTGCGGCAGCCGATCTGCACGGTGTTGGAAGTCACCGCAAAGTAGGTTTCCGCCCGCACCCGCGCCCAGCTTTCGTTGATCAACGACAGCACCAGCCGCGCCGGTGAAGGAAAAGGCAGCGGCGGCGCGGTGAAGCGCGGGTGAAAACCGCCCACGGACAGGACGAAGTTGGGATTGTCGCTGTAATCCAACAACAGCCCCATTTCCCCTTCGAGCGTGATGAACAGCACCCGCGACTCATAGAGGGTGGCGAAAAACCAAAGCCGGCGCCGGTCAAATTCCAATGCCCCGAGGAAGGACACCTGCAGGATCAGCACCGCCTGCTCGTCAGTGGGCAGCGCCACGCGCAGGCGGCCGAGAATGACGACATTGCCCGGAATCTCGATGATCACGCCCAGCGCCACGCTGATCAGCGTCGGTGTGCCCCAGCCGATCTTGGCCATGGGCCCGATCAGAAACGTGCCCGGGTGCGGCGGGAAGATGGTGCGCAAGTCGCTCAGGATCTTCGGCGCGTTGGCAACGATGTTGGTGGGAAACAGAATGCTGTTGATGGCACCGGTGCGCACGCCTTGCGCCAGCGGCTCCAGCAACGCGCTGCGATGCAGTCCCAGCAATCCGCCCACGCCCAGCAGCGTGAAACCAAAACCGAGCTGGAAACCGGGATTGAACTCCGCAGTGATGATCACCAGCAGTGAGAAGCCCGGCTGGCCTCCCGGCAGTTTCGTGTTGATCAGGCCGATGGCTTTGAGGGAGAGAAAGCCGCTGATCGTCAACTCCAGCGCGCCGGCGTATTCGCCCTTTTCAAAATCAAGATAGAGATAGCCGCCGCCCTTGACCACGCCGGCATCAATGGCCAGGCCGATGCCATTGGGCGGTTTGAAGGCAAACGCCACTCCCGCCGGCCCAAGATTGCCGCCGCCGCGCGGAAACGTGAAGGTGGCAATCAAACCCAGCCGGTCGACCGAGGCGCGCAGCGGCCCCAGCGCCGCGGAGAAACCGCCGGACAACTCCACCGGAATCGAGCCGTCACTGGCCAGACCAGCTTTCAAGTAGAGCGACAGGATTTCCAGCGGGCCGAGTGTGACGTGCGCCGGCAGCGCGATTTCCAGTGCAGCACTGCCGATAAACGCCAAACCGCGACTCGGGCTCCAACTCGCCTCCACATCGAAGTTGGAATCGAGATTCACGCCGGAGAGCAGCGCGCTGATAAACGAATCCCCGCCCTCCCCGCTGATCACCATTCTGCCGCCGTTCAGGGAGATGCGAAATTCCGGATCCAGCACAGCACTGCGGGAAGCGGTGTCAAAGTGGGCGCGGAGCTGGCCTGCCAGTCCGGGGCTGCGCACTTCCAGACGGGAACCGCGCGCGGTGCCCAGCATCAAAAACGGCGCGGCCGTGCGCGAGCGCTGCAGCGTCATGGCCAGGAGAAAATCAACTGCACCCTCCGGCAGATCAAACTCAATCTCGAACAGCGGCCGCAGGGTGGCGCCAAGATCTGCCGCAAGACTGGCCTGGGTGGTCAGCTCAACTTGCCAGTCCTCGGCACTGAAGGTCTCGGTGCGGGAAACGGAAAGGGGAAAGCGCAGGGAGAGATCGACACCCGGCGGGCTGAAGCTGTTGTTGACCTCGGTATTGAAGGCAAAGGCTTCGAGCAGCGCCGGTGCACCGCCAGGCTGAATGATTTCCGCCGGCAGCTCGAACTTCTGCTCCAGCAGATTGCGCAGCGCATGGAACAGCGCAAGGCCGTCAAAGTCCGGCGCGCCCCACTTGTACACCTCGCGCAACAGGCCGGCGGGATCGGTGAACAGCTTCACGGCGCGATCGAATCGAAATGTCTTGCGCGTGTAGGCACCGTTGAGCGAATTGGCCGGCCCGCCTGCTTCTTTGACGATTTCAATGCCGCCGGTCGCGAGCAGCGGAATCGCCAATTGCGGAAAACGCTGCTCGAGATATTCCACCAGCAGGTGGTTGAGCAGCCGATCCACAAACGCACCGGCGAATGCGGCCAGTTCCGCCCGTTGCGGCGGTGACAGTCCAGGCGCGCCGGCGCTCAAATTCTGTAACGCCGTGGCGACAGCCTGCGCGGCATGCACTGCGTTCTTGACTTGCTCAAGCAATGCCACGCTGGTGGAAGCCACAGCAGCGGCATCCTCACGGCTGATCGCCGCGGTCAGATCGCGAATCAAATCGGTGAGATTCGCCGCTGCGGTGGCGCTGGTGGACAACGCGGCAGCAAGCTCGGTCGCTCCGGCTACACTCTCCGCGGGCCGCAGGCCAAGCCACTCCAGTATCGATTCGGTTGACTCATCCTCGATCCGGCGAGCCAGCGGTTCAAAGACCCGGGCCAATTCAGCAGCAAACAGTTCAAGAGTACCGGCGACATTACTCATGGTTGCTCCCCGCGGCTGCCGCTGCGTGCGCTGCCAATGGTGCACTGAGCAAAAGGATCAACGCGGCACGCTGGCGCTGCAGGGTCTCCTGCAACCGCCGGCTGCCGTAGCGCAGCAGCAGGTCGCACCAGCGCTGGAAGCAATCGCGTTGTGGCCGGCTCAAGAGGGCGGCCGGCGCCTCAGCATCAAGGGCACCTTGCATGAGGCGCCAGAGCATGCGCGGGCCTTCGCTGCGATGCCACAGCGTGGCGACGCGCCGGTTGGTGTTGATCAGGCGCCGCACCTCGCTGAAGTGCCGGCTCACGGCTGCCGCCACCTCCTGGCCTTGCGGACACACGCGCAGCCGGGCGCGCAAAATGCGAAGCGTGGCCAAAAACTGCGGGCTGCCCCATGCCCCAAGGTCCGCGCCAGTCGAAGCGCCGTTGAAAGGCGCGTGGGCATGCCGCAAGCCGCTGCTGCCATTGGAACCGCCATGCAGCAATGGCGAGGCCCCGCCACCACCACCGCCGCCACCACCAGCACTGCGCACGGAATTGATCGCCGCCTGCACGTCCAGTTTGCCTGCGCCCCAAGTGTCGTCGCGGCCGCCGGCGGGCCGGTCGCGCGCAGTGGTCTGCAAATGATGCAAGATCTGCGCTTTGGTCAAAGTGGGATCTTCTTCCAGCAGCAACGCCACGGCTCCAGCTACATGCGGGGCCGCCATGCTGGTGCCGGTCTTGTCATCATACAGACAGCAGCAGGCATCGGGGCAGCATGAGCAACAGTTGCCCGGGAGATTGGCGGCATCTGCTTTGGCCGAGGCGATCAACAAGCCGGGCGCGGCGATATCCGGCTTTGGATTCGCGGCGGCATCACGCGCCACCGGTCCGCGGCTCGAAGAAGCTACAATGCCGGTCGAGGGCCAGCAATCACAGCAACCGGTGCGCGATTCGTGATTGGCAACGGAGATAGCCTCGCGCGCCGTCGCCGGCGTGCTGATGGTGGAATCGGAAGACGACCGGATTTTGCCGTCCGGCGTGCTGACCGCTGGCAGGAATTGCGGCGCATTGTCACCGCGCTCGATCCAACAGTGGAAATTGACCGGGGCTGCGTTCGGGTTGGTGAGTTTGAGTTTCCAGTTCCCGGCGGGGATGTTGCCGGAGGTGGGTTTGTCGATCTCGATGCGGAAGTTGTTGTCGCGGCCGTGCGGCCCGTTGATGGTCGCGTCAATGTTGACCGTCACCCGGCGCGCGTTGGAAGCATTGGGGTTGGCGATGAACGAACTGTCCGTGCCGTGGTTTACGACGCCGCTGCTGGTGCCGCCCTGAGCAATGACTTCCAGATTCAGGGTGCCGGCGCGATCATACCAAAGATCGAGATACGCGTCGAATTCGTGTCCCTCCCTCACTTCAAACTCGACCTCGCGCATGGCATTGCCAGGCACGGTTGCTTTGACATGGCAGCGCGTATCAGCGAAGTTGCCCGCTGCCACCACCACAGCGCGTCCGGGACCTGCCGCTACTGCCGCGTCGATCGCCCGTTCTACCGGTGTGGTGCCGTCATGCGGGCCACGATTGACGCCGAGACTGATATTGACCACCACCGGCTTGCCGGCAGCGTCAGGGTGATTGAAAATGTAGTCCAACGCCGCAACCAGACGCACGTTGGCACCGAGCGTGGCGTGGGTGTAGTCGTAGCGCGCCACAATCAGCTCGGTTCGCGGCGCGACGCCGACATAGGTGTTGATGCCGTGACAACAAGTCGCCGGTGCGCCGTTGCCGGCGGCGATGCCGGCCACGTGGGTGCCATGGCCGCTGGTCTCGCCGCGCGCGTTCTGGTCGCGCGTGCGGATGGTTTCGGTGCCCTGCACGCCCCGTGAGAGCTGCGCCTGGTTATACGCCACGCCAACGCCGCCGGGCCCGGCAGTCTCGCCGGTTTGGGCCGTGAGCATTTGATCCCAGATGCCCAGGATTCGCGAAGTGCGGTCGTCCCAATCCACGAAAACGCCGTGGCGCCAATCGATGCCGCTGTCGATGACGCCGATCACCACACCCGCTCCTTTGCGCGAGGGTGAGCCGCCGTGCACCGCGGTGGCGCGAATCTCCGGCAGGCTATAATCCAGCAGCGGATGGTATTGTTGCGGGCCTTCGGTGGCGACGACGTGAGCGATCGCGGCCAGGTCTTCCAGACGATCGACGGGGATCGAACCGGCAGCGATCTGGTAGCCGGCGCGAGGGTGCTGCAGCAGGCCAAAGGATTCAAAGCCGATCGCGATGAGGTCGCTCAAATCACCGGTGAACTCCACCAGCAGCTCGACTCGTTCAGTTTCTTCCCGCAGCAAAGCCTTCGCCAGCGTGGCCGCCTTCTGCGTCTTCAACGCTTGCACGCGCCGGCGCAGTCCGGGATCCAGTTTGTTGATCATTGCACCTCCGGCTTGCCCTCAGGGCCACTTTGATTCGAATTTTCCTGCCTCTGCCGTGCCGTTGCGGAAGCCGGCAGTTGCAGCAGATTCTCCTGCGGCGACTCCGCCAGCGGCTCATGGTGTTTGCCGCGCGCGCGAAATTTGGAGAAGATCCGCATCATTGCCCGCCGCCAAACGAGCGCAAACGCGCCGGCGAGAGCGAGGATGAAAATCCAGACCAGCATTCCCACGGACAGCGCCACGGCCACGCCCAACAACGGCAGAAGAATCGCACCAGCTACCAGCAGCACCAGACCGGCCAACAACAACAACATCAGCACCAGGCCGATTCGGGCGGCAGGACTGACAGGTTTTTTCGTGGCAATCACAATGCGCACTGCCATGCAACAGGCTCAGGCAAAGAGATCTGCGTTTCGTGGTGACTTGAGGCGGTATAGGGTCGGCGGGATAGCGCACAAAAAGCCGGATGCGATTCTTGCCATGGGATCCGGCCAATCATCCTTCAGAACTTGCCAACCGGCGCGTCCAACCTCCAACACAGAAGTATCGCACCGGTGGCAATGTGCAGCATATGCGAAACGAAAGGCTGTGGGAAATGGACGGGCAATTGGGCGCGAGGAGCACAGCGCAAGCGTTCAGGGAAGAAATTGCCGCCGCATTCCGGACGGGTGTGGCGAAGCTAATATTTTTCCGATGGAATGCAAGAAAAATATCGCGCAGACCTCACGTGGGCTTGCCGCGTAATAACCTGCACTGCCGGCAGGGCGCAGGGTGCAAAGGGCGAGGACCGGATTGCTGCCTGAACTCGAAGAATCTCACGAGGAAGAGGGCAAGCCATCCTCCGCAGCCCGGCCAAGTTCCGCAGGAGTGCGCAGATGAACCAAATCGCCCGCTGCGAAAGTCTAATTAACCGCTACGTGCCGCGCCATCGCAAACAGCAAGTACCTCGTGGCGCAAGCACCGTCCTGGGTTTGCCCTCTCACGCATGCCTCGCCGAGTTGGGAGCATGTCGCGCCGGCTTGCTCACAAGCCGCGAGGCCTCGTCAAACAATGGAAAAGAAGATTGGCAAAAGATGGAAAAAAGCGTGAAATTGATTGGTCATATCGATTCCGCACGGCGCAGGTTGGCTGTGCCGGCGGATACGAATCCGCGGCGTGCGAATGAAACCGGCCTCCCTTGGGCGGCGGTCTCCGTGTGCAGCCGCGCGGCGAGCCGGCAGGGCGAACTGCTGACGCGCTATCGCCCGGTGCATAAACGAAGGGATGGCTTCAGATGAGACTTTCCTTCAAAATCATGGGTCTGGTTTTTTTGGGAATGCTGGTGCCGCTGGTGATTGATGGCTACCTCTCGGTGCAGCGGGAGGTGGCGTTGTTCACCGAAGACATGCGGCACGATGCTCTTCTGCTCGGCCGGGCCATGAAACAACTGGTGATCGAGGCCTGGCAGCACGGCGGCGAAAGCCGTGCCTTGGAATTGATCAAAGAGGTCAACCAGGATGAGCCGCAATTGCAGATTCGCTGGGTCTGGTTGGCGGCGCGGCCGGGCGATGCCTTTGCGCCACGAGTCCCACCGGCTAGATTGGGTGCAGCGCGCAGCGGCCAGGAAGTTTCCATCAATGAACCGCTAGAGCATGGCCCCGGCTATTTCTACACCTATGTTCCGGTGATGTTGGAAGGCGGCAGAAGAGGCGCGCTCGAGCTGCGCGAATCTCATGAGGCGCTCAGGGCCTACACCCATGACACCATCATTTGGTCGATCGTTTTGACCAGCCTGCTGCTTCTGGTGGGCGCACTACTGGTGTGGCTGCTCAGTGTCCGGTTCATCGTGCGCCCACTCAACAAGTTGATGGCGAAAACCCAACAAATCGGCGCCGGCGATCTCTCCGGCGATCTTGTTCTCGCCGGGCGCGATGAGCTGTCCGATCTTGCGGTCGCAATGAATCGCATGTGCGAGCAACTTTCTCTGGCACGGGAAGCGGTGCGCAAGGAAACCGAAGCCCGCATCGCCACGCTCGAACAATTGCGCCACTCCGAACGACTGGCCACCATTGGCCAGCTTGCCGCCGGCATGGCACATGAGCTTGGCACCCCTCTGAATGTCGTCAGCGGCCGGGCCAAACTCATGACCGTGGAAAATCCCGGTCGGGATGAGATTCTCGATAATTCGCGCATCATTCGCGAGCAAGTCGATCGCATGACCAGAATCATTCAGCAACTGCTGGATTTTGCCCGGCGCCAAACGGCAAAACGGCAGCCAGCCGACCTGCGAAAAGTCGCGGCGCAAGTGCTCGAAATGCTGGCGGCTGCCGCGCGCAAGAATCGGGTGACGCTTGCGCTCGTCGAAGACGGTGGGCCTTGCGTGACGGCTCTCGACCAGGCGCAGATCCAACAGGTTCTGACCAATCTGGTCATGAACGGCATACAGGCCATGCCCAACGGCGGCCGGCTGGAATTGACTCTCGGGATGACGAGCGCCCTTCGGCCG harbors:
- a CDS encoding S8 family serine peptidase, producing MINKLDPGLRRRVQALKTQKAATLAKALLREETERVELLVEFTGDLSDLIAIGFESFGLLQHPRAGYQIAAGSIPVDRLEDLAAIAHVVATEGPQQYHPLLDYSLPEIRATAVHGGSPSRKGAGVVIGVIDSGIDWRHGVFVDWDDRTSRILGIWDQMLTAQTGETAGPGGVGVAYNQAQLSRGVQGTETIRTRDQNARGETSGHGTHVAGIAAGNGAPATCCHGINTYVGVAPRTELIVARYDYTHATLGANVRLVAALDYIFNHPDAAGKPVVVNISLGVNRGPHDGTTPVERAIDAAVAAGPGRAVVVAAGNFADTRCHVKATVPGNAMREVEFEVREGHEFDAYLDLWYDRAGTLNLEVIAQGGTSSGVVNHGTDSSFIANPNASNARRVTVNIDATINGPHGRDNNFRIEIDKPTSGNIPAGNWKLKLTNPNAAPVNFHCWIERGDNAPQFLPAVSTPDGKIRSSSDSTISTPATAREAISVANHESRTGCCDCWPSTGIVASSSRGPVARDAAANPKPDIAAPGLLIASAKADAANLPGNCCSCCPDACCCLYDDKTGTSMAAPHVAGAVALLLEEDPTLTKAQILHHLQTTARDRPAGGRDDTWGAGKLDVQAAINSVRSAGGGGGGGGGASPLLHGGSNGSSGLRHAHAPFNGASTGADLGAWGSPQFLATLRILRARLRVCPQGQEVAAAVSRHFSEVRRLINTNRRVATLWHRSEGPRMLWRLMQGALDAEAPAALLSRPQRDCFQRWCDLLLRYGSRRLQETLQRQRAALILLLSAPLAAHAAAAAGSNHE
- a CDS encoding ATP-binding protein; its protein translation is MRLSFKIMGLVFLGMLVPLVIDGYLSVQREVALFTEDMRHDALLLGRAMKQLVIEAWQHGGESRALELIKEVNQDEPQLQIRWVWLAARPGDAFAPRVPPARLGAARSGQEVSINEPLEHGPGYFYTYVPVMLEGGRRGALELRESHEALRAYTHDTIIWSIVLTSLLLLVGALLVWLLSVRFIVRPLNKLMAKTQQIGAGDLSGDLVLAGRDELSDLAVAMNRMCEQLSLAREAVRKETEARIATLEQLRHSERLATIGQLAAGMAHELGTPLNVVSGRAKLMTVENPGRDEILDNSRIIREQVDRMTRIIQQLLDFARRQTAKRQPADLRKVAAQVLEMLAAAARKNRVTLALVEDGGPCVTALDQAQIQQVLTNLVMNGIQAMPNGGRLELTLGMTSALRPGREGLGEKNFLTIRIRDQGTGIAEENKRRIFEPFFTTKEVGKGTGLGLSIAHGIVEEHGGWIEVESEVGIGSCFTVYLPRETEE